The Halalkalibacter krulwichiae genome has a segment encoding these proteins:
- a CDS encoding macrolide 2'-phosphotransferase → MNTRNVTQLASRNGLDILEETIKINESGVDFRVAHANDYNGDKWILRLPRRRESMRHAIQEKKALEIIQHHVNFQVPDWSIFSDEIIAYKQLKGVPAATIDVEQQGYIWSFDETNVPVKFHQSLGKAIAELHALPKREFENIGVEMVGATELRASMKQRMERVKEQYDVNPILWERWQAWLAEDSFWPTHVGVKHGDLHPGHILIDQNNLVTGFIDWTEVGIADVSVDFMSHHLLFGDEGLKKVLDAYDNAGGRTWPRMAEHIVELLTTSGITVAEYAQVSGLKDMQEIAAQMLASE, encoded by the coding sequence ATGAATACACGTAACGTAACACAATTAGCAAGTAGAAATGGACTAGATATTTTAGAAGAGACAATTAAAATCAATGAGTCTGGTGTTGACTTTCGAGTAGCACATGCCAATGACTATAACGGTGATAAATGGATCCTAAGGCTTCCGCGTAGACGAGAATCGATGAGACATGCCATACAAGAGAAAAAAGCGTTAGAGATCATTCAGCACCATGTAAACTTCCAAGTTCCCGATTGGTCAATCTTTTCAGACGAAATAATCGCTTATAAGCAACTAAAGGGTGTTCCTGCTGCAACTATTGATGTTGAGCAACAAGGCTATATATGGAGTTTTGATGAAACCAATGTACCAGTTAAATTTCATCAGTCATTAGGAAAAGCGATAGCCGAATTACATGCACTGCCTAAACGAGAATTTGAAAATATTGGTGTTGAAATGGTTGGGGCTACTGAACTAAGAGCATCGATGAAGCAACGAATGGAACGGGTGAAGGAGCAATACGATGTTAACCCAATTTTATGGGAACGATGGCAAGCATGGTTAGCGGAAGACTCTTTTTGGCCAACTCATGTAGGGGTAAAACACGGAGACCTACATCCAGGTCATATTTTAATCGATCAAAACAATTTGGTAACGGGTTTTATTGATTGGACCGAAGTAGGGATAGCTGATGTGTCTGTTGATTTCATGTCTCATCATTTGCTGTTTGGAGACGAAGGGTTGAAAAAGGTACTCGATGCTTATGACAATGCTGGGGGGAGAACATGGCCAAGAATGGCTGAACATATTGTTGAACTGCTCACAACAAGTGGAATCACCGTTGCTGAATACGCTCAAGTCTCAGGCTTAAAAGACATGCAAGAGATAGCTGCACAGATGCTCGCAAGTGAGTAG
- a CDS encoding nucleoside hydrolase — MTNRKLILDVDTGVDDALGIILAVKSRQFDILGITTTNGNVSLETATTNTCKILELLQVDREIPVIKGADQPLKREAFFEHRIHGNDGLGGALLNMKVTKEVTEGFAPDFIIEQVQAYPNEVTLVMTGPLTNLALAIERYPKLVNEVKEVIFMGGVVKGVGNVTPTAEYNMYVDPEAAKAVMKAGIPRLTLVGLDVTRKALLNAAHVDRILDPKLREYVQASTADYTKRYFERNGVMACALHDPLAVGVALNKQIVETNAYYVDVEANSELCDGQTVCDFQNRLQKKANVQVCVDVDSEAFLNLFIETLNA; from the coding sequence ATGACTAATAGGAAGCTAATCCTTGATGTCGATACAGGTGTCGATGATGCTTTAGGCATTATTCTCGCTGTGAAAAGTCGTCAGTTTGACATACTAGGAATTACGACTACAAACGGCAATGTGTCACTAGAAACCGCGACGACTAATACATGTAAAATCCTCGAGCTTCTACAGGTAGATCGAGAAATCCCTGTTATTAAAGGTGCCGATCAACCGCTGAAGCGAGAGGCGTTCTTTGAACATAGGATCCATGGGAATGATGGATTAGGCGGTGCGCTTCTAAATATGAAGGTGACAAAAGAAGTGACTGAAGGCTTTGCTCCCGATTTTATTATTGAGCAAGTGCAGGCCTACCCTAACGAAGTCACACTCGTTATGACAGGTCCGCTAACCAATCTTGCATTAGCAATTGAAAGATATCCGAAGCTCGTTAATGAGGTGAAAGAAGTCATTTTCATGGGTGGTGTAGTAAAAGGGGTTGGCAATGTGACGCCAACGGCTGAGTACAACATGTACGTCGATCCAGAAGCGGCAAAAGCCGTCATGAAAGCAGGAATTCCTAGGTTAACGTTAGTCGGATTAGATGTCACTAGAAAAGCTCTATTAAATGCTGCGCATGTCGATAGGATTTTGGATCCAAAGCTGAGAGAGTATGTTCAAGCGAGTACGGCGGACTATACGAAACGCTACTTTGAACGAAACGGTGTGATGGCGTGTGCGCTCCATGACCCATTGGCTGTGGGTGTAGCATTAAACAAACAAATTGTTGAAACGAATGCTTATTATGTTGATGTTGAAGCAAATAGTGAGCTATGTGACGGACAGACGGTTTGTGACTTTCAAAACCGCTTGCAAAAGAAAGCGAATGTCCAAGTGTGTGTAGATGTAGATTCAGAAGCGTTTTTGAACCTTTTTATTGAAACATTAAACGCTTAA
- a CDS encoding SulP family inorganic anion transporter: MLFKMMPGLERLIQYNKTHFFRDLTAGIIVAVLFIPQSMAYATVAGVPLVIGLYAATLPLIVYALFGSSKHLSVGPVSIVSLLAFSGIASIAQPNSADFLELILLLGFMVGVIHLLLGLLKTGFIFNYISPTVITGFISACAIIIALNQVKSLLGISLPPYHDVFSYTVTIIHEAATAHPDTVLLGVGSLIFLLMFKKVNPILGPLFVIVLSILIVPRFGFDERGVELVGVIPSGLPQFQLHIPNVETIQLLLPLALMIAFISFLESFAVAKTIAAKEKDTIRPNQELVGLGLANISSSFVGAIPVAGALSRTAVNYESGAKTNLSLLITAGFVLVTLLYLTPLFYYLPKATLAAIIILAVSSLIQLKHVPTLFRHSPLDAIILLSTFLATLVVDIFIGLLTGIFISIVFAAIRRMFLQHA; the protein is encoded by the coding sequence ATGCTTTTCAAAATGATGCCTGGTTTAGAACGACTTATCCAGTACAACAAAACACATTTCTTTCGCGATCTGACAGCGGGAATCATCGTGGCGGTCCTCTTTATTCCTCAAAGTATGGCTTATGCGACCGTTGCTGGAGTTCCGCTAGTCATTGGTCTTTATGCTGCGACTTTGCCGCTAATCGTCTATGCCCTTTTCGGCAGCTCTAAGCATTTATCCGTCGGTCCTGTTTCAATCGTTTCTCTATTAGCTTTTTCTGGGATCGCTAGTATTGCTCAACCGAACTCCGCAGATTTCCTTGAATTGATTTTGCTTCTTGGCTTTATGGTTGGGGTCATTCATTTGCTTTTGGGCCTTCTTAAAACAGGATTTATTTTTAATTATATTTCTCCTACTGTCATCACAGGCTTCATCTCTGCTTGTGCGATCATCATCGCTCTAAATCAAGTGAAGTCGCTGCTTGGTATTTCATTGCCGCCATATCACGATGTCTTCAGCTACACGGTGACAATCATTCACGAAGCAGCGACAGCCCACCCGGATACGGTTCTACTCGGTGTCGGTAGTCTCATTTTCTTACTTATGTTCAAAAAAGTGAACCCTATCCTCGGACCACTATTCGTCATTGTCCTTTCGATTCTGATCGTTCCGCGGTTTGGATTTGACGAGCGCGGCGTCGAACTTGTCGGTGTTATTCCTAGTGGGCTGCCTCAGTTTCAGCTCCACATTCCAAACGTTGAAACAATTCAATTGTTGCTTCCTCTTGCCCTTATGATTGCCTTTATCTCCTTTCTTGAATCGTTCGCAGTCGCTAAAACGATTGCCGCAAAAGAAAAGGATACGATCAGACCAAATCAAGAGCTTGTCGGACTCGGACTTGCGAACATTTCTAGTTCGTTTGTCGGGGCAATTCCAGTAGCAGGAGCTCTTTCACGAACAGCGGTTAATTACGAATCCGGTGCAAAAACAAACCTATCTCTACTAATTACAGCAGGCTTCGTTTTAGTAACCTTGCTGTATCTCACTCCACTCTTTTATTATTTACCAAAAGCAACACTTGCGGCGATTATCATCCTTGCCGTCTCAAGCTTAATCCAACTAAAGCATGTTCCAACACTCTTTCGACATTCACCGCTAGATGCGATAATCTTACTCTCTACCTTTCTCGCAACTTTAGTAGTTGATATTTTCATAGGCTTGTTGACGGGCATTTTCATTTCCATCGTATTCGCTGCGATTCGTCGGATGTTTTTGCAACATGCGTGA
- a CDS encoding ABC transporter substrate-binding protein: protein MKKVMLSLGLVGFLLGLTACGGSNSASEEAPTELVVSTWGFAEDFFRSEVYAPFEEEHNVKIVLDTGNNAERLSRIEQGSSKVDVIYLSDYYAQQGIEAGLFETIDHSNIPNIDEIYEMAKAPLGAEYGPAYTVAQFGIAYNPAATDLEISSWADLWNSELARNITIPGITTTSGPMFLDVASRVAGEPTFNEDAAFEKLVELNPNVVTEYGGTSEFVNMFVQGEIAAGPIMEMFFSQVQDSVEEAKFVSPEEGGYAVINTVNIVKGTENKELAEKFINWHLSKEVQEAAAISKIDSPVNTTLDLTEEEAAGLTYGADVVESLILLDMEFVNENNDTWIDRWNRELTK, encoded by the coding sequence ATGAAAAAAGTAATGTTGAGTTTAGGATTGGTTGGTTTTCTTTTAGGATTAACTGCTTGTGGGGGAAGCAACTCAGCAAGTGAAGAAGCTCCGACGGAATTAGTCGTTTCTACATGGGGATTTGCAGAGGACTTTTTCCGAAGTGAAGTATATGCGCCGTTTGAAGAAGAGCACAATGTCAAAATTGTTCTAGATACAGGGAACAATGCCGAGCGTTTAAGTCGCATTGAGCAAGGAAGTTCAAAAGTAGATGTCATTTATTTATCTGATTATTATGCACAGCAAGGAATTGAAGCAGGTTTGTTTGAAACGATCGATCACTCAAATATCCCTAATATTGATGAAATATATGAAATGGCAAAAGCGCCGCTTGGAGCAGAGTATGGACCGGCTTATACGGTTGCTCAGTTTGGGATTGCTTACAATCCAGCAGCAACTGATCTTGAGATTAGCTCATGGGCTGATTTGTGGAATTCAGAATTAGCTAGAAATATTACGATTCCAGGAATTACGACAACATCTGGTCCAATGTTCTTAGATGTCGCTTCAAGAGTAGCTGGTGAGCCAACATTTAATGAAGATGCAGCCTTTGAAAAGTTGGTAGAGTTGAATCCGAACGTCGTGACAGAGTACGGGGGAACGTCTGAATTCGTTAATATGTTTGTCCAAGGAGAAATAGCTGCAGGTCCGATTATGGAAATGTTTTTCTCGCAAGTGCAAGATTCTGTAGAAGAGGCAAAATTTGTTTCTCCTGAAGAAGGAGGATATGCGGTTATAAATACAGTCAATATTGTCAAGGGGACTGAGAATAAAGAGTTAGCTGAGAAGTTCATCAACTGGCATTTAAGCAAGGAAGTTCAAGAGGCAGCGGCTATTTCTAAAATTGATTCTCCAGTTAATACAACGCTTGATTTAACAGAGGAAGAAGCAGCTGGATTAACATATGGTGCTGATGTAGTAGAAAGCTTAATTTTACTCGATATGGAATTTGTTAATGAAAACAATGATACTTGGATTGATCGCTGGAATCGTGAACTCACGAAGTAA